A genomic window from Henningerozyma blattae CBS 6284 chromosome 3, complete genome includes:
- the TBLA0C02100 gene encoding uncharacterized protein (similar to Saccharomyces cerevisiae VIP1 (YLR410W); ancestral locus Anc_4.276), which yields MQEKNLPKEGEILPSLNDKRPGSEKDLKYLDTPINSDPLKKTKAETRSGTAKTIESFAPILEAFSPTPSHSENTSLKLGTPGSPRIDTLNEEEALTNLLNVGLQLNDKNQRSSHNSVTDPSSSANSVNFSDNFDRPDMNSGLGISSTAFDSLPPSIIKDESPVPHAKSTSPSTSSSRKSSLSHHKVQLPRVGKIGVCAMDAKVLSKPCTQILNRLQENGQFTTIIFGDKVILDEKVENWPTCDFLISFFSKGFPLEKAIRYVNLRKPFMINDLVMQKALWDRRLCLQILQAANIPTPRRLMIIRDGGPKVDKQLKEKLSKAGVEVDKMVESRWKMIDDDTLEVDGHIMRKPFVEKPVDGEDHNIFIYYHSKNGGGGRRLFRKVGNKSSEFDPSLITPRRQGSYIYEEFMDTDNLEDVKAYTVGEGFCHAETRKSPVVDGIVRRNIHGKEVRYITELTDEEKEIARKVSTAFSQMICGFDLLRVKGKSYVIDVNGFSFVKDNTSYYDSCAQILRDTFIKAKKEIDKKKQILPIIKEEKMQNWVFKGLVSIIRHADRTPKQKIKYSFTTPIFIALLKGHKEEVIIRAQTDMEIVLQALSFAREENKEDPAKLKVLYTALKKKLTFRGTKIQLKPVINKDNEVEKVQFILKWGGEPTHSAPYQAQDLGEEMRQYFDLLNKDTLQDVTIYSSSERRVVLTAQTWANALFGEDEISSDVINIRKDLLDDSNAAKELMDKVKKRLKPLLRQHKKPSRNFSWPPEMPEPYTVVKRVVELMNFHKKVLRYNFANEDIENIQARWCCGEDPALFKERWEKLFKEFTSVEKLDPSKISELYDSMKYDALHNREFLQLVFNPNNCQDVKEEIEKHASLVDRYPINILAMNNFKISNNLKTDDADAQNTSSVGSLGWSLEGKTMKNPNAIPDSPFNDPSFIQFRELFKLTKVLFDFISPQEYGIEDTEKLDIGLLTSLPLAKQILNDLKDLKEKTSPGCVAYFTKESHIYTLLNIIYESGIPMKIVRSALPEFDYLSQINFELYESTDPMGHKTHAIRLKMSPGCHTQDPLDVQIDEKHYISCIPKISLTKHLDMDYCQQKLRNKFPRVNLPPKFIPVSITNPNLIFKKEIQAKMEKEEKCIYLHYQKRKISL from the coding sequence ATGCAAGAAAAGAACTTGCCAAAAGAAGGAGAAATTTTACCGTCTCTGAACGATAAACGACCTGGATCTGAAAAAGACTTGAAATACTTAGATACACCAATTAATTCAGATcccttaaaaaaaacaaaagcTGAAACTAGGTCGGGTACTGCAAAAACTATTGAGTCTTTTGCTCCAATCTTAGAGGCATTTTCTCCAACTCCATCACACAGTGAAAACACTTCTCTTAAATTGGGAACTCCAGGAAGTCCCAGAATAGATACCCTGAATGAAGAGGAAGCACTGACTAATCTTTTGAATGTTGGGCtacaattaaatgataaaaatcaaCGCAGTTCACACAATTCAGTTACTGATCCATCTAGTTCTGCAAATTCAGTGAATTTTTCAGATAATTTTGATCGACCAGATATGAACTCAGGCTTAGGAATCTCTTCAACAGCTTTCGATTCACTACCACCAAGTAtaattaaagatgaatCCCCAGTACCTCATGCAAAATCAACTTCACCATCGACTTCGTCTTCTAGAAAGTCTTCTTTATCTCATCATAAAGTTCAATTACCGAGAGTAGGGAAGATTGGTGTGTGTGCTATGGACGCAAAAGTACTATCAAAACCTTGTACACAAATCCTGAATAGACTGCAAGAAAATGGCCAATTCAcaactattatttttggtGATAAAGTTATTCTGGATGAAAAGGTTGAGAATTGGCCAACTTgtgattttttaatttcttttttttccaaaggATTCCCACTAGAAAAAGCTATTCGATATGTTAATTTAAGAAAGCCATTTATGATTAATGACTTAGTAATGCAAAAAGCATTGTGGGATAGAAGATTATGCTTACAGATCTTACAAGCGGCAAATATTCCAACGCCGAGGAGGCTAATGATCATACGAGATGGTGGCCCAAAAGTTGACaaacaattgaaagaaaaattatctaaagCAGGCGTTGAAGTTGATAAAATGGTAGAATCACGTTGGAAAATGATAGATGATGATACTTTAGAAGTAGATGGCCATATAATGCGGAAGCCATTTGTCGAGAAGCCTGTTGATGGCGAAgatcataatattttcatttattatcaCTCCAAAAATGGTGGTGGGGGGAGACGCCTGTTCCGTAAAGTTGGTAACAAATCATCTGAATTTGATCCTTCCCTAATAACTCCTCGAAGACAAGGCTCTTACATTTATGAGGAATTCATGGATACAGATAACTTAGAAGATGTTAAAGCGTATACAGTCGGTGAAGGTTTTTGCCATGCTGAGACAAGAAAGTCTCCCGTCGTTGATGGTATTGTTAGACGAAATATTCATGGGAAAGAAGTAAGATATATCACTGAATTAACCGACGAAGAGAAAGAGATTGCAAGAAAAGTTTCAACTGCATTTTCACAAATGATTTGCGGctttgatttattaagaGTTAAAGGAAAAAGCTATGTAATTGATGTCAATGGCTTCTCTTTCGTAAAGGATAATACCTCATACTATGACTCTTGTGCACAAATTTTAAGGGATACTTTTATTAAGGCaaagaaagaaattgataagaaaaaacaaattttgCCAATTatcaaagaagaaaaaatgcAAAATTGGGTATTCAAAGGACTAGTTTCCATTATTCGTCACGCTGACAGAACTCCTAAGcagaaaattaaatattcttttacaACTCCAATATTTATAGCTTTATTAAAGGGACATAAAGAAGAAGTAATTATTCGTGCACAAACCGATATGGAAATCGTCCTACAAGCTCTTTCATTTGCAAGAGAAGAGAATAAAGAAGATCCAGCTAAACTTAAAGTTCTTTATACtgctttgaaaaaaaaattgacaTTCCGTGGTACTAAAATCCAGCTGAAGCCCGttataaataaagataacGAAGTAGAGAAAGTTCAATTTATCCTTAAATGGGGTGGTGAACCAACCCATTCTGCACCATATCAAGCACAAGATTTAGGTGAAGAAATGAGACAGTATTtcgatttattaaataaggATACTCTGCAAGATGTTACAAtatattcttcttcagaaaGAAGAGTTGTTCTTACTGCTCAGACATGGGCTAATGCTTTGTTTGGAGAAGATGAAATATCCAGCGatgttattaatattagaaagGATTTACTAGATGATAGCAATGCTGCGAAGGAATTAATGgataaagttaaaaaaaggtTAAAACCTTTATTAAGACAACATAAAAAACCTTCACGAAATTTTTCTTGGCCTCCAGAAATGCCTGAACCATACACTGTTGTTAAAAGAGTTGTagaattaatgaattttcaCAAAAAGGTTTTACGGTATAATTTTGCTAATGAGGATATTGAAAACATTCAAGCTAGATGGTGCTGTGGAGAAGATCCTGCATTATTCAAAGAAAGATGGGAGAAATTGTTTAAGGAATTTACAAGTGTAGAGAAATTAGACCCTTCTAAAATATCAGAATTATATGATTCTATGAAATATGATGCTTTACATAATAGAGAATTTTTACAACTAGTCTTCAATCCAAACAATTGTCAAGAcgtaaaagaagaaatagaaaagCATGCATCTTTAGTAGATAGATACCCAATCAATATATTAGCcatgaataattttaaaatctcgaataatttaaagacTGATGACGCCGATGCTCAAAATACTAGCAGTGTTGGATCATTGGGATGGTCACTTGAAGGTAAAACAATGAAAAACCCAAATGCTATCCCTGATTCTCCCTTTAATGATCCAtcatttattcaattcagagaattatttaaactaACCAAAGTtctatttgattttataaGCCCTCAGGAGTATGGTATTGAAGATACGGAAAAGCTAGATATTGGTTTATTAACATCATTACCATTAGCAAAgcaaattttaaatgacctaaaagatttaaaagagAAAACATCGCCAGGATGTGTTGcatattttacaaaagaGTCACATATTTATACCCTTTTAAACATTATTTATGAGTCTGGAATTCCAATGAAAATCGTACGGAGCGCCCTACCAGAATTCGATTATTTATcacaaataaattttgaattatacGAAAGTACTGACCCTATGGGCCATAAAACCCATGCTATTAGACTAAAAATGTCACCAGGTTGCCATACTCAAGATCCCTTAGATGTTCAGATTGATGAAAAGCATTATATAAGTTGCAttccaaaaatatcattaacaAAACATTTAGACATGGATTATTGCCAGCagaaattaagaaataaatttccaAGGGTTAACTTACCACCTAAATTTATTCCTGTTAGTATTACAAATCccaatttaatatttaaaaaagaaattcaagcgaaaatggaaaaagaGGAAAAATGCATTTACCTTCATTATCAGAAGAGGAAGATCTCTCTGTAA
- the TBLA0C02110 gene encoding ribose-phosphate diphosphokinase (similar to Saccharomyces cerevisiae PRS1 (YKL181W); ancestral locus Anc_4.278): MRKCKVFVGNSHPDLGKLVCARLGIEPAPCTLKKFSNGETSVQIGVSVRDEDVYIIQSGSNTINDHIMELLILVSACRGGSAKKITAVIPQFPYSKQCKMRKHRGAITARMLANMLIMAGADHVISMDLHASQMQGFFSKPVDNLYGAPSLAKWIRENVQDYQDAVVVSKNAGGTKRVTALADALKINFAMIHTDRRRSQDIYTQNKKTSANRRQSSIRRNSKPTISQENVPGEHNIILTNGFQTARIRNGHVIADDEEEVAVEIDNDDESAFSDSCALGETYENGDSDDEEDEQVQKEKLITLVGNVRDCSAIILDDMIDRPGSFISAAEHLVKNCGAKKVYVVATHGLFTGDCLEELEKSDAIHQIIVTNTYPISPEHRSKSKKLVIIDVAPIFAECIRRDHYGESISVLFDNLASLYK; the protein is encoded by the coding sequence ATGCGTAAGTGTAAAGTATTCGTTGGTAATTCTCATCCAGATCTAGGTAAATTAGTCTGTGCAAGATTAGGCATTGAACCTGCCCCATGTACTTTAAAGAAGTTTTCCAATGGTGAAACCTCAGTTCAAATTGGTGTCTCCGTTCGTGATGAAGATGTTTATATTATTCAGTCTGGTTCAAACACTATCAATGATCATATTatggaattattaattctcGTCTCAGCCTGTAGAGGTGGTTCTGCTAAAAAAATCACTGCAGTGATTCCACAATTCCCATACTCTAAGCAATGTAAAATGAGAAAGCATAGAGGTGCTATTACAGCAAGAATGTTAGCAAATATGTTAATCATGGCAGGTGCTGATCATGTTATATCCATGGATTTACATGCTTCTCAAATGCAAGGTTTCTTTAGTAAGCCTgttgataatttatatgGTGCACCAAGTTTAGCCAAATGGATTAGAGAAAATGTTCAAGACTATCAGGATGCTGTGGTTGTCTCGAAGAATGCCGGTGGTACTAAAAGAGTTACTGCTCTAGCTGATGctttgaaaattaatttcGCCATGATTCATACTGATCGTCGTCGTTCAcaagatatatatactcaaaacaaaaagacTAGTGCTAACAGAAGACAATCCTcaattagaagaaatagTAAACCTACCATTTCCCAAGAAAATGTCCCAGGTGAACATAATATTATCTTAACAAATGGGTTCCAAACTGCTAGAATTCGTAATGGTCATGTCATTgctgatgatgaagaagaagttgCCGTAGAAAtcgataatgatgatgaatcaGCTTTCTCTGATTCTTGTGCTTTAGGTGAAACTTATGAAAATGGTGATTCTGATGACGAAGAAGATGAACAAGTtcaaaaggaaaaattGATTACATTAGTTGGTAATGTCCGCGATTGTTCAGCAATTATTCTAGATGATATGATTGATAGACCAGGCTCATTTATCAGCGCTGCTGAACATTTGGTTAAGAATTGTGGTGCTAAGAAAGTATACGTAGTTGCAACTCATGGTTTGTTTACCGGTGATTGTTtggaagaattagaaaaatcaGATGCTATTCATCAAATCATCGTTACAAATACATATCCAATCTCACCAGAGCACCGTTCCAAGTCGAAAAAATTGGTGATTATTGATGTAGCTCCAATTTTCGCTGAATGCATTCGTCGTGATCATTACGGTGAAAGTATTTCCGTTTTATTTGACAATCTTGCttcattatataaataa
- the BER1 gene encoding Ber1p (similar to Saccharomyces cerevisiae YLR412W; ancestral locus Anc_4.279), which translates to MPLFYLITLLLYRKTIKKIDEIEKTKPQYLKISLIERFIKSNCNGIKVKMQKYKLTSFKDQITEYIQIIEESEMFKHLVCELKERFTHIEKIRCLAIGSFAEDFQARYQIAFLIKLVEVLSKDKHEHIVVSINDPVFTEEDMQYIHDLGDSWKVEPDLQQIERSTNKTLFFLPHAPLELTESVLMTEKPQIFLANNLVRHTDRYTKIKLFEKYPVMSKLVNYLEKNEVSMKNNEIAKNDEDFQIVKKKKRRGKNIIYKEAQVDYDSIETYFETAEIISDFKNGKLLENQPWINSFSDLTLHLIL; encoded by the coding sequence ATGCCgctattttatttgattacattactattatatcgtaaaactataaaaaaaatagatgaaattgaaaaaacaaaacctcaatatttaaaaattagttTAATTGAAAGATTCATAAAAAGTAACTGCAACGGTATAAAGGTAAAAATGCAAAAATATAAACTAACTAGTTTTAAAGACCAAATTACAGAGTATATACAGattattgaagaatctGAAATGTTTAAACATTTAGTCTGTGAATTGAAAGAACGTTTCACacatattgaaaaaatacgATGCTTAGCAATTGGAAGCTTTGCAGAAGATTTCCAAGCTAGATATCAAATAGCATTTTTAATCAAATTAGTAGAAGTATTAAGTAAAGATAAACACGAGCATATTGTGGTATCAATTAATGATCCTGTATTTACCGAGGAAGATATGCAATATATACATGATTTGGGAGATAGCTGGAAAGTTGAGCCTGATTTGCAACAGATTGAGCGCTCTACTAATAAAAccctattttttttacctcATGCACCATTAGAATTGACCGAGAGCGTTCTTATGACTGAGAAGCCTCAAATATTTCTGGCCAACAATTTAGTGCGACACACAGATAGATATACCAAGATAAAattgtttgaaaaatatccAGTTATGAGTAAGcttgtaaattatttagaaaagaaTGAGGTAagtatgaaaaataatgaaattgcaaaaaatgatgaagattttcaaattgttaagaaaaaaaaaagaaggggcaaaaatattatatataaagaagCACAGGTAGATTATGACTCTATTGAGACATATTTTGAAACTGCCGAGATCATTAGCGATTTTAAGAATGGTAAACTATTAGAAAATCAACCCTGGATCAATTCATTCTCTGATTTAACATTGCATTTAATCTTATAA
- the LOT5 gene encoding Lot5p (similar to Saccharomyces cerevisiae LOT5 (YKL183W); ancestral locus Anc_4.281) produces the protein MSSQLEFTQITNIIPTVENVIPWKVFQSTHPRHLDYSSTILSSNLPILLAGSRDLLLTCLNITTSPCEVQLFILHSHLIIWLTHLSIGLQIPITNIIYHGLTRNNTTPEGNRYELLLTLENDPVLTQFFPLDTNTNESLNTIDLKFQSKYSMYERVYNDVNYIENLFTFKNFGINKGDDLIHNLNDSLTKCLEFNFNSRQTTDSDDEFDSAASSTTLPTTMGETLKNFRFLNNMGTADDLEYHTSNSNDAMMSFPMQMDNHSTAGMMIEFPHDNEIAMKRSR, from the coding sequence ATGTCGTCACAACTAGAATTTACacaaattacaaatataataCCCACTGTTGAAAATGTTATACCGTGGAAAGTTTTTCAATCTACTCATCCAAGACATTTAGATTATTCTTCTACTAtattatcatctaattTACCAATCTTACTAGCAGGAAGTAGAGACCTTTTATTAACATGTCTCAATATCACTACCTCGCCATGCGAAGTACAATTATTTATCTTACATAGTCATTTGATCATTTGGCTAACACATCTATCTATTGGCTTACAAATACCTATTACAAATATCATTTATCATGGACttacaagaaataataCCACACCAGAAGGTAATAGATacgaattattattaactttagaaaatgatCCCGTCTTAACACAGTTTTTTCCTCTAGATACTAACACCAATGAATCTTTGAATACgattgatttgaaattcCAATCCAAATATTCCATGTACGAAAGGGTTTATAATGATGTCAATtatatagaaaatttattcacttttaaaaattttggGATCAATAAAGGTGATGATTTGATtcataatttaaatgattccCTAACTAAATGTTTAGagttcaatttcaattccCGTCAAACTACTGACTCCGATGACGAATTTGATTCGGCGGCTTCGTCCACCACTTTGCCAACAACAATGGGtgaaactttaaaaaatttccgATTCCTTAATAATATGGGGACTGCTGATGATTTAGAATACCATACATCAAACTCAAACGATGCAATGATGAGTTTTCCAATGCAAATGGATAACCACTCAACAGCAGGAATGATGATAGAATTTCCTCATGATAATGAAATCGCCATGAAAAGATCAAGATAA